One stretch of Pyrenophora tritici-repentis strain M4 chromosome 4, whole genome shotgun sequence DNA includes these proteins:
- a CDS encoding RecQ, Superfamily II DNA helicase produces MSKPSIECQYFEHVPEHSVAACRECRYAVWPDQIEGHLQKQHKVSYKEAEAVGQQVRSWAGLVQYPSELEVPTGAPKPVRQLPVYTDGMLCQFDSSCCYYVARSKEAIRKHWRKDHQGWSAGKKRGRPSRTRQKSVQAHMDKGYRLVHCQRLFSSRHGSQYFEVQAPSQDGEGPEIVPVDGAAAWARVGEQMAKAWADIEKRAQTTIQEGERDEVNPWLERTQWLPYLVGMERPDLLACIEEPVAEPDARQEQQAEPVEAAIWAAMDGLARFSQASIIDRIGVFIRLEAIRTEMHQTRFQPLQPYMDKNAIVKHTRPWQQMLMFFARTQKEHGWKSPKYRFTRRQREAWEVLIEQAKRSIEGDEEDEAEDMDEEREELDEEMMDDIDEAIEVAEEEPGQGEGPEPKKLSKIQKACLEFCIALLNHRITRRDPLVCALAVLGVKEDGWKGPEQYPPILSAVIKIARFMVVQKGLEMSGPEEDSGDETDDDLDDSAYESGPSQRRRPKGCLQLVQKMMDRFMVRGSHSPMQWMLDLRTYGLKIHYNTTTRGHVEWTNGDELLYKELHFSMAQFRGMVHGLASESRRLLTEELMFSSKAAPVPAVPWESIRDNPTDERPGWNFLKDHRTNMPVNGERWLFERVGESASIRSRFMKPGTQSGVDRQAIERYMDRVVEFREKLAVLMHITGGQPARGPELLSDGMVVFVTRYHKGYKVSGDVKIIHRYLPREVGELVVWYMWLVLPFQQRLEALVWEKEAVSSHMWPADPSGRKWTTDRLREALKRESRIAMGQEWTFAGYREMAIGISRRFLRGSTAFQADEGEENKEWAEEQAGDSIADEQAGHTSHVAGLVYARGIMEQSGAVADRRQQFRASSTDWHRFLGFQAGLDDQRRSSKRKRAPFESEADEARVDRWQRLRKMDARAQLKRMMGEEAKFRGVQEAAIKAITAGESPVVAVMPTGAGKSLLFMLPAWAEQGGTTVVVVPLIALRGDMAQRCKKLGISCVEWQSRRPPDAAAVVLVTPESAVGEEFATFLNRLRATRQLDRIIIDECHIVLNRQYTFRKQMQQLGKLVAVETQMVMLTATLPPSEEDELFRRMHFERGQVRMFRAPTARSNIAYRVVRVEKERKRQEVEATVLAMVQQKVRKYKSGKIVVYGNSVPKVKGLAEKLKCHAYHHHAVGKASMLEEFMGGKQRVIVATSALGMGVDVPDIRCIVHMDWPFSVLDYAQESGRAGRDGERSEAIMMVQDGEQRAADDKQGEAEQRLA; encoded by the exons ATGTCTAAACCTAGCATCGAGTGCCAGTATTTCGAGCATGTGCCTGAGCACAGCGTAGCGGCATGCAGAGAGTGCAGATATGCAGTATGGCCAGATCAGATTGAGGGCCATCTACAGAAGCAGCATAAGGTTAGTTACAAGGAGGCTGAGGCAGTTGGACAGCAGGTTCGCAGCTGGGCTGGGTTAGTCCAGTACCCTAGTGAGCTCGAGGTGCCGACTGGTGCTCCAAAGCCTGTGCGGCaattgccagtgtatacagACGGGATGTTATGCCAATTTGACTCCAGCTGCTGCTATTATGTAGCAAGAAGTAAGGAGGCTATACGAAAGCATTGGCGTAAGGACCATCAAGGATGGTCAGCAGGGAAGAAGCGAGGGCGGCCAAGTCGAACCAGGCAGAAGAGCGTGCAGGCACATATGGATAAGGGGTaccggctggtccattgccaGCGATTATTCAGCAGCCGGCATGGATCGCAGTACTTTGAGGTCCAGGCACCCAGCCAGgatggagaaggccccgaaATCGTGCCCGTAGACGGGGCAGCAGCATGGGCGCGAGTGGGCGAGCAGATGGCCaaggcgtgggcagacatcgagaagcgggcgcagacgacgatccaggagggcgagcgcgacgaggtgaacccatggctggagcggacgcagtggttgccgtacctagtgggcatggagaggccggatttgttagcgtgcatcgaggagcccgtggcagagccagatgccaggcaggagcagcaggccgagccggtggaagcagcgatttgggcagccatggatggattggcgcggttcagccaggcatccattattgaccggattggcgtgtttatacggttggaggcaattcgcacagagatgcaccaaacccggttccagccgttacagccgtataTGGACAAGAACGCCATTGTCAAGCACACACGACCGTGGCAGCAGATGTTAATGTTTTTTGCACGCACACAGAAAGAGCACGGGTGGAAGAGCCCCAAGTATCGGTTTACGCGCCGGCAGCGAGAGGCATGGGAGGTGTTAATCGAACAGGCAAAGCGGAGCATAGagggagacgaagaagatgaagccgaggatatggacgaagagagagaagagctggacgaggagatgatggacgacatagacgaggcgatagaggtagctgaggaagagccaggtcagggagaaggccccgagcctaagaagttgtctaagatacagaaagcgtgtttggagttttgcattgcattacttaaccaccgcatcacccgtagaga cccgctggtgtgcgcgttggcggtgctgggcgtcaaggaggacggatggaaggggccggagcagtacccgccgatattatcggcggtgatcaagatcgctcggtttatggtcgtgcagaagggactagaaatgtcagggcccgaggaggatagcggcgatgagacagacgacgacttagatgacagcgcgtacgagagcgggccaagccagcgacggcgtcccaaggggtgtttgcagttagtgcagaagatgatggaccggttcatggtgcgcggcagccatagccccatgcagtggatgttggatttgcggacgtatggattgaagatccattacaacactacaacccgcgggCATGTAGAGTGGACGAACGGCGACGAGCTGCTGTACAAAGAGCTGCATTTTAGCATGGCGCAGTTCCGCGGCATGGTACATGGGCTGGCTAGCGAGAGCCGGCGATTATTAACAGAGGAGTTAATGTTTAGCAGCAAGGCAGCGCCGGTGCCGGCAGTGCCATGGGAGAGCATACGTGACAACCCAACCGACGAGCGGCCAGGATGGAACTTTTTGAAGGATCATCGCACAAACATGCCCGTCAACGGCGAGAGGTGGTTATTTGAGCGGGTAGGCGAGAGCGCCAGCATCCGGagtcggttcatgaagcccgggacgcagtcaggggtagaccgacaggcaatagagcgatacatggaccgggtggtagaatttcgcgagaagctggcggtgttaatgcatataacgggtgggcagccagcgcgagggccagagctactgagc gacggcatggtggtgtttgtgacacggtaccacaagggatacaaagtcagcggcgacgtcaagattatccatcgatatttgccgcgcgaggtgggcgagctggtagtgtggtatatgtggctggtgttgccgttccagcagcggctcgaggcgttggtgtgggagaaggaggcagtttcgtcgcatatgtggccagcagaccccagcggccgcaagtggacgaccgatcggctgcgggaggcgttgaagcgcgagagccggatcgcgatgggccaggagtggacgtttgccgggtaccgggagatggcgattggcatcagccggcggtttttgcgtggatcgacagcgttccaggcagatgagggcgaggagaataaggagtgggctgaggagcaggcaggagattcgattgccgacgagcaggcgggccatacgtcgcacgtggcgggactggtatacgcgcgagggatcatggagcagtcaggggccgtggcggataggcggcagcagttccgggcatcgagcacggattggcatagatttttgggcttccaggcaggcttggacgaccagagaagaagcagcaagcggaagagagcgccgtttgagagcgaggcagacgaggcaagggtggatcggtggcagcggctgaggaagatggacgcgagagcgcagctgaagcgcatgatgggcgaggaggccaagttccggggggtgcaggaggcagcgatcaaagccatcacagcaggcgagagtcccgtagtagcggtgatgccgacgggggcaggcaagagcttgttgttcatgttgccggcgtgggcagagcagggcggcacgacggtggtggtagtgccgttgatcgcgttgcgtggcgacatggcacagcggtgcaagaagctagggatatcgtgcgtagagtggcagagtcggcgtccgccagacgcagcagcggtggtgttagtgacgcccgagtcggcagttggagaggaatttgcaacgtttttaaaccggctacgagcgacgcggcagctagatcggattattatcgacgagtgccatatcgtgttaaaccggcagtacacgttccgcaagcagatgcagcagctaggtaagctagtggctgtagagacgcagatggtcatgttaacagcaacgttgccacccagcgaggaggacgagttattccggcgaatgcattttgagcgtgggcaggtaagaatgtttagggcaccaacagcacggagcaacatagcgtaccgggtggtaagggtagagaaggagaggaagagacaggaggtagaggcaacggtgttggcgatggtacagcagaaggtccgaaagtataagagcggcaagattgtagtgtacggcaactcagtgccaaaggtcaaggggttagccgagaagctcaagtgccatgcgtatcatcaccacgcggttggcaaggcaagcatgttggaggagttcatgggcggcaagcagcgggtgattgtggcaaccagcgcgttgggcatgggagtggacgtgcccgatatccggtgcattgtccacatggattggccgtttagcgtgttggattacgcgcaggagagcgggcgagccgggcgagacggggagcggagcgaggccatcatgatggtgcaggacggcgagcagcgagcggcggatgacaagcagggggaggcggagcagcggttg gcatag